In Symphalangus syndactylus isolate Jambi chromosome 14, NHGRI_mSymSyn1-v2.1_pri, whole genome shotgun sequence, one DNA window encodes the following:
- the LOC134732347 gene encoding retinol dehydrogenase 13-like translates to MTSIRSFARRLLQENPEIHLLVNNAGVSGFPKTLTPEGLDLTFVTNYVGPFLLTNLLQGALQRAGPAPVVNVSSIRHAHGYIDEGHLTGWRPFDL, encoded by the exons ATGACTTCTATTCGGAGCTTTGCCCGGAGGCTTCTGCAGGAGAATCCTGAGATACATCTGCTGGTAAACAATGCTGGAGTCAGTG GATTCCCCAAGACACTTACCCCAGAGGGCCTGGATCTCACCTTTGTCACTAACTATGTTGGGCCCTTTCTGCTCACAAACCTACTCCAAG GGGCCCTACAACGGGCAGGGCCAGCCCCAGTGGTGAATGTGTCTTCCATTCGGCATGCACATGGGTACATTGATGAGGGGCACCTGACAGGCTGGAGGCCCTTTGACCTTTAA